A stretch of the Aquipuribacter sp. SD81 genome encodes the following:
- the argJ gene encoding bifunctional glutamate N-acetyltransferase/amino-acid acetyltransferase ArgJ has protein sequence MSVTAARGFRAGAATAGLKPSGRPDIALVVNDGPLDAVAAVFTANRARAHPVLWSEQVVRSGSARALAVNAGNANCYTGPPGFLVTHRTAEHVAALLSTTGREVAGGDVVVCSTGIIGVPLDERVVLAGMSAAAAALGDDEASSVAAAEAIRTTDTRTKQAVRHEDGWTVGGIAKGAGMLAPGLATMLVHLTTDAGLDAAALDRALRAATRVTFDRLDSDGCMSTNDTVTLMASGAAGAAAPSEDRFTEVLTGLCHDLALQLLADAEGAEHDVAIRVTGAAREDDAVEVGRAVARSALVKTAVFGRDPNWGRVLAAVGTTSAAFDPLEVDVSVNGVQVCRAGGPGEDRSGVDLVPRWVDLVIDLHAGAAEATVWTNDLTHAYVHENSAYTT, from the coding sequence GTGAGCGTCACCGCCGCGCGCGGCTTCCGCGCGGGGGCCGCGACGGCCGGCCTCAAGCCGTCCGGCCGCCCGGACATCGCCCTCGTCGTCAACGACGGCCCGCTCGACGCCGTCGCCGCCGTCTTCACCGCCAACCGCGCCCGGGCCCACCCCGTGCTGTGGAGCGAGCAGGTGGTGCGCTCCGGCAGCGCCCGCGCGCTCGCCGTCAACGCCGGCAACGCGAACTGCTACACGGGCCCGCCGGGGTTCCTCGTCACGCACCGGACGGCGGAGCACGTCGCGGCGCTGCTGTCGACGACCGGGCGCGAGGTCGCCGGTGGCGACGTGGTCGTGTGCTCGACCGGCATCATCGGCGTGCCGCTGGACGAGCGGGTCGTCCTCGCCGGCATGAGCGCGGCCGCGGCGGCCCTCGGCGACGACGAGGCCTCCTCCGTGGCCGCGGCCGAGGCGATCCGCACCACCGACACGCGCACCAAGCAGGCGGTCCGACACGAGGACGGCTGGACGGTCGGTGGCATCGCGAAGGGGGCCGGCATGCTCGCGCCGGGGCTGGCGACCATGCTCGTGCACCTCACGACCGACGCCGGGCTCGACGCCGCCGCCCTCGACCGCGCGCTGCGTGCCGCCACGCGCGTCACCTTCGACCGGCTCGACTCCGACGGCTGCATGTCGACCAACGACACCGTCACGCTCATGGCCTCGGGCGCTGCGGGTGCCGCCGCGCCGTCGGAGGACCGGTTCACCGAGGTGCTCACCGGCCTCTGCCACGACCTCGCCCTGCAGCTGCTGGCGGACGCCGAGGGCGCGGAGCACGACGTCGCGATCCGCGTCACGGGGGCCGCCCGCGAGGACGACGCGGTCGAGGTGGGACGGGCCGTGGCCCGCAGCGCGCTGGTGAAGACGGCCGTCTTCGGCCGGGACCCGAACTGGGGCCGCGTCCTCGCGGCCGTCGGCACGACGTCGGCCGCCTTCGACCCTCTGGAAGTCGACGTCTCGGTCAACGGCGTGCAGGTGTGCCGCGCCGGTGGGCCGGGGGAGGACCGCTCGGGCGTCGACCTCGTCCCGCGCTGGGTCGACCTCGTGATCGACCTCCACGCGGGTGCGGCGGAGGCGACGGTGTGGACCAACGACCTCACGCACGCCTACGTCCACGAGAACTCGGCCTACACGACGTGA
- the argB gene encoding acetylglutamate kinase, with translation MSPPPPADGPTARTARRAEELAAASDKAAVLVEALPWLQQLHGALVVVKYGGNAMVDDDLKAAFAADIVFLRLAGLRPVVVHGGGPQISAMLDRMGITSEFRGGYRVTTPEAMDVVRMVLTGQVGRELVGLVNAHGPYAVGMSGEDAGLLTARRRTGRATAPDGTVAEVDIGLVGDVAGVAPSAVLDLLAAGRVPVVSSVAPEVDGDGVPTGQVLNVNADSAAAALAVALGAQRLVVLTDVEGLYADWPDRDSLLSTITADELAVLLPGLDSGMVPKMAGCLEAVRGGVPRAYVVDGRRPHSLLVEVFTDAGAGTMVVP, from the coding sequence ATGAGCCCCCCTCCACCGGCGGACGGCCCGACGGCACGCACCGCCCGCCGGGCCGAGGAGCTCGCGGCCGCCTCCGACAAGGCCGCCGTGCTCGTCGAGGCCCTGCCGTGGCTGCAGCAGCTGCACGGTGCGCTCGTCGTCGTGAAGTACGGCGGGAACGCCATGGTCGACGACGACCTCAAGGCCGCCTTCGCCGCCGACATCGTCTTCCTGCGCCTGGCCGGTCTCCGGCCGGTCGTCGTCCACGGCGGCGGCCCGCAGATCAGCGCGATGCTCGACCGGATGGGGATCACCAGCGAGTTCCGCGGCGGCTACCGCGTGACGACCCCGGAGGCGATGGACGTCGTCCGCATGGTGCTGACCGGGCAGGTCGGCCGCGAGCTCGTCGGCCTCGTGAACGCCCACGGCCCGTACGCCGTCGGCATGTCGGGGGAGGACGCGGGGCTGCTCACGGCACGGCGGCGCACCGGTCGGGCGACGGCGCCGGACGGGACCGTGGCGGAGGTCGACATCGGCCTGGTCGGTGACGTCGCGGGTGTCGCCCCGTCGGCCGTCCTCGACCTGCTCGCCGCCGGCCGGGTGCCGGTCGTGTCGAGCGTCGCCCCGGAGGTCGACGGCGACGGGGTGCCGACCGGGCAGGTGCTCAACGTCAACGCCGACAGCGCCGCGGCCGCGCTCGCCGTCGCGCTCGGCGCGCAGCGTCTCGTCGTGCTCACCGACGTGGAGGGCCTGTACGCCGACTGGCCGGACCGCGACAGCCTGCTGTCGACCATCACGGCGGACGAGCTCGCCGTGCTGCTGCCGGGCCTGGACAGCGGGATGGTGCCGAAGATGGCCGGCTGCCTCGAGGCCGTGCGCGGCGGGGTGCCCCGCGCCTACGTCGTGGACGGCCGGCGGCCGCACAGCCTCCTGGTCGAGGTCTTCACCGACGCGGGCGCCGGCACCATGGTGGTCCCCTGA
- a CDS encoding asparaginase, which yields MPEPVALPTTRHLLAAAAPGAVTTRSGAAECLHHAAGAAVLVGGEGSVRLLAALGDPSLPVLPRSSLKPLHAVALLGLGVDLPEDELALVCASHSGEPAHLDGVRRLLARSGLSPDDLENTPDLPLDPEAGARARSERGPTRLAQNCSGNHAGMLAGAVAAGWPPPGYTAVDHPVQRAIAATVGRLADGVGDEAAVDGCGAPAFVTSLDGLAAAFARLAAAGDGTPEARVRDAVVGNPWLVGGTARRVTRMMESLPGLLVKDGADGVVAAGWRRPDGSGVGVAVKVLDGGDRGRGVCLGEGLRTAGVPVRSDAPGFSDDVLGHGRPVGEVLALPWRVVGDARGA from the coding sequence GTGCCCGAGCCCGTCGCCCTGCCCACCACCCGCCACCTGCTGGCCGCGGCCGCCCCCGGCGCCGTCACCACCCGCAGCGGTGCCGCGGAGTGCCTGCACCACGCGGCCGGTGCGGCCGTGCTCGTCGGCGGGGAGGGCTCGGTGCGGCTCCTCGCGGCCCTCGGCGACCCGTCGCTGCCGGTCCTGCCGCGGTCGTCGCTCAAGCCCCTGCACGCGGTGGCCCTGCTCGGGCTCGGCGTCGACCTGCCGGAGGACGAGCTCGCGCTCGTGTGCGCGAGCCACTCCGGAGAGCCCGCCCACCTCGACGGGGTCAGGCGCCTGCTCGCCCGCTCCGGGCTGTCACCGGACGACCTCGAGAACACCCCCGACCTGCCGCTCGACCCCGAGGCCGGCGCACGGGCCCGCTCCGAGCGGGGCCCGACGCGGCTCGCGCAGAACTGCTCCGGCAACCACGCGGGCATGCTCGCCGGGGCGGTCGCCGCCGGGTGGCCGCCGCCGGGCTACACCGCCGTGGACCACCCCGTGCAGCGGGCGATCGCCGCGACGGTCGGCCGTCTGGCCGACGGTGTCGGGGACGAGGCCGCGGTCGACGGCTGCGGCGCCCCCGCGTTCGTCACGTCGCTCGACGGCCTCGCCGCGGCCTTCGCGCGCCTCGCAGCGGCCGGCGACGGGACGCCCGAGGCGCGGGTGCGGGACGCGGTCGTGGGCAACCCGTGGCTCGTGGGCGGCACCGCGCGCCGGGTGACCCGGATGATGGAGTCCCTGCCCGGGCTGCTGGTCAAGGACGGGGCCGACGGCGTGGTCGCGGCCGGGTGGCGTCGCCCGGACGGGTCCGGGGTGGGGGTTGCGGTCAAGGTCCTCGACGGCGGGGACCGTGGCCGCGGGGTGTGCCTCGGCGAGGGCCTGCGGACCGCCGGCGTACCGGTCCGGTCCGACGCCCCCGGCTTCTCCGACGACGTCCTCGGCCACGGCCGTCCGGTCGGCGAGGTGCTCGCCCTGCCGTGGCGTGTCGTGGGCGACGCCAGGGGGGCGTGA
- a CDS encoding acetylornithine transaminase codes for MTATLPDLVGTATSEEWRARHARALMGTYAPPARVLVRGEGVHVWDAEGRRYLDLLAGIATTVLGHAHPALTAAVAEQMSTLGHVSNVVATPVQVALAERLLGVARAPEGSAVFFCGSGAEANEAALKIARRTGRTRVLAATGGFHGRTLGALSLTHNPDYRRPFEPLPPGVEHVPFGDGAALAAALADPAGGPVAAVVLEPVQGEAGVHPAPPGYLAEARRLTREHGALLVLDEVQSGTGRSGAWFAHQLPHHLGEAMAVDPAAAPDVVTVAKGLGGGIPVGAAVAFGPDVAGLLTPGQHGTTFGGNPVSAAAALTTLHVIERDGLLDNARRVGAVLREGVLALGHPAVAGVRGEGLLLAVVLRHPVARDVAAAALDAGFLVNAVAPDAIRLAPPLVLTEAEARELLAALPAVLAAALDAAGDATTRVAR; via the coding sequence ATGACGGCGACGCTGCCCGACCTCGTCGGGACCGCAACCTCCGAGGAGTGGCGGGCGCGGCACGCCCGCGCCCTCATGGGCACCTACGCGCCTCCGGCGCGCGTGCTGGTGCGGGGGGAGGGCGTCCACGTCTGGGACGCCGAGGGGCGCCGCTACCTCGACCTGCTCGCGGGCATCGCCACGACCGTCCTCGGTCACGCCCACCCCGCCCTGACCGCCGCCGTCGCCGAGCAGATGAGCACCCTCGGGCACGTGTCGAACGTCGTGGCCACCCCCGTGCAGGTCGCGCTCGCCGAGCGGCTCCTCGGCGTCGCCCGGGCGCCGGAGGGCAGCGCGGTCTTCTTCTGCGGCTCCGGGGCCGAGGCGAACGAGGCGGCCCTGAAGATCGCCCGCCGGACGGGCCGCACCCGGGTCCTCGCCGCCACCGGTGGGTTCCACGGCCGCACCCTGGGCGCGCTGTCGCTGACCCACAACCCCGACTACCGCCGGCCCTTCGAGCCACTGCCCCCCGGGGTCGAGCACGTGCCGTTCGGCGACGGCGCCGCCCTCGCGGCCGCGCTCGCGGACCCGGCCGGCGGCCCGGTCGCCGCCGTCGTGCTCGAGCCGGTGCAGGGAGAGGCCGGCGTGCACCCCGCCCCGCCCGGGTACCTCGCCGAGGCGCGGCGGCTCACCCGCGAGCACGGCGCGCTCCTCGTGCTCGACGAGGTGCAGAGCGGGACCGGGCGCAGCGGCGCGTGGTTCGCCCACCAGCTGCCGCACCACCTCGGCGAGGCCATGGCGGTGGACCCGGCCGCCGCACCGGACGTCGTCACCGTGGCCAAGGGCCTAGGCGGCGGCATCCCCGTCGGGGCCGCCGTCGCCTTCGGCCCGGACGTCGCCGGCCTGCTCACGCCGGGCCAGCACGGCACGACCTTCGGCGGCAACCCGGTGAGCGCGGCGGCCGCCCTCACCACGCTGCACGTGATCGAGCGCGACGGCCTGCTCGACAACGCGCGCCGGGTCGGTGCCGTGCTGCGCGAGGGGGTGCTCGCGCTCGGGCACCCGGCCGTGGCCGGCGTGCGGGGGGAGGGCCTGCTGCTCGCGGTGGTGCTGCGTCACCCGGTCGCCCGGGACGTGGCCGCCGCGGCGCTCGACGCGGGGTTCCTCGTCAACGCCGTCGCCCCCGACGCCATCCGGCTCGCCCCGCCGCTCGTGCTCACCGAGGCAGAGGCGCGCGAGCTCCTCGCGGCCCTGCCGGCTGTGCTCGCCGCCGCCCTGGACGCGGCGGGCGACGCCACGACGCGGGTGGCGCGGTGA